The following proteins are encoded in a genomic region of Ostrea edulis chromosome 7, xbOstEdul1.1, whole genome shotgun sequence:
- the LOC130046243 gene encoding uncharacterized protein LOC130046243 — translation MSDFSDIGDCGDGDCDCGDCDCGSCDCDFDCCDCDCDCCDCDCDCCDDCCDCSKCECENWFKCGCCGGDDGCCRSDPVDDDDSVDVRCGHRNSKGCGWSFCFSVTDDDCCDIKGRRRRRNQRRYELERRRQMETQGPSVIVTVIGAPTNQVPTTDSVLPASSDQEPNIDNVEKPTAITTQPPSYEEATQKEHVVTSQPT, via the exons ATGTCTGACTTTAGTGATATCGGGGATTGCGGTGATGGAGATTGTGATTGTGGCGATTGTGATTGTGGGAGCTGTGATTGTGACTTTGACTGTTGTGACTGTGATTGTGACTGTTGTGACTGTGATTGTGACTGTTGTGACGACTGCTGTGATTGCAGTAAATGTGAATGCGAAAATTGGTTTAAATGTGGTTGCTGTGGAGGTGATGATGGATGTTGCAGGAGTGATCCCGTTGAtg ATGACGATAGCGTAGATGTCCGTTGCGGGCATAGAAACTCAAAGG GTTGTGGCTGGAGCTTCTGTTTTAGTGTAACGGATGATGATTGCTGTGATATCAAAGGCCGACGACGGCGACGAAATCAGAGAAGGTATGAATTGGAGCGGAGACGTCAGATGGAGACTCAAGGACCGAGCGTCATTGTTACTGTCATTGGTGCACCCACTAATCAGGTCCCAACTACTGATTCTGTGTTACCAGCCTCTTCCGATCAGGAACCAAATATTGACAACGTGGAGAAACCAACAGCAATCACAACACAACCACCATCTTACGAAGAGGCTACTCAGAAAGAACATGTTGTCACGTCACAACCTACTTGA